A section of the candidate division KSB1 bacterium genome encodes:
- a CDS encoding T9SS type A sorting domain-containing protein, with amino-acid sequence MKRATVAILVAALAVLLFGQSAAVAKSTATSRLSKSMIKDHCKYIDVNQIRASVMNNGTFTRHPITGNSDLEWPKGTGKYACYAAGIWIAGKVGGATRTACADYNVEYQPGLILPDGTPDNPADPKYRVYKVHKDYPNGYAPLDIDPWSAWPVDQGAPVNPDGSIKWYGDEQLYAVMNDMDVNMHNIAYHTLPIGIELHLLVFAFDRPGALGNVVFFQYTIVNKGADHLQQAYIGVWSDVDLGDANDDLIGYDLERGMAYVYNGDPIDATYGDRPPALGFDFFRGPMVPSPGDTVKLPDGSVYPNKKLLDATAFVKYYNPHPIYRDPRYSAEGAEELYNYLAGLKSDGSPWVDPTTGQVTTFLNTGDPVRGTGWLSTMEAPPQDIRILISSGPFTLAKGDTQVVVAGMMIGQGNNRLSSIEVLRFYDKFAQAAYDKGFEVPSPPRAPEVLVTPLDRKVLLTWGKEAENYTEFGYDFEGYNVYIGASAGGPWTRLATYDVANGVMSVLDEEYDPNTGFVLQLPSAYGADLGLSYSYTLERDYEGFRLANGRNYYVCVTAYGFGVKGVPKILESSKNVLTVTPHQPQPGTVVSHEDFEEVPVTHSKGNADPLTYEWWVQLVDPLRVTTADYKVTVNPDCTWTLYRNGQVVSGYEHVKPVEATKTIDKDISHSTLVGAPLDFYIAGRLDFTQPKDRKTWLAEVVTPTSHSTMLTSLTGPYQQGKSLSNKAIHGPFKKGTTDPRFMGNTIEIRFTGKVDSLGEVLSGGSLSTLLYGFGDPANFMLMHPKNPKRGVSRDPFTVRVPFEVWDVTRGVQVNSAFCDNAQKIADTLFVGTDSGFVATWSPRGKCTVFIFWTEYNDSVHNCGYTGQDKNATWMFVYNADVQWQTGDVVRLKFPPPVMPGEDEWTFSIKGVERNVVSDAKKRLDIINVYPNPYLAHNIEERTLHQEHVRFINLPEKCTIRIFNLAGDLIQTIEHDSPQPTHDWDLRNENFLPVASGLYIAHIEVPGVGSKVLKLAVVFGQQRLRNL; translated from the coding sequence ATGAAGAGAGCGACGGTCGCCATCCTGGTTGCGGCGCTCGCGGTGTTGCTGTTTGGCCAGAGTGCGGCAGTGGCCAAGAGCACCGCCACCAGTCGGCTGAGCAAGTCCATGATCAAGGACCATTGCAAGTACATTGATGTCAACCAGATCCGGGCATCGGTGATGAACAACGGCACCTTTACCCGCCACCCCATCACCGGCAACTCGGACCTGGAGTGGCCCAAAGGCACCGGCAAGTACGCCTGCTACGCTGCCGGGATCTGGATCGCCGGCAAGGTGGGCGGCGCTACAAGGACCGCCTGCGCGGACTATAACGTGGAGTACCAGCCGGGGTTGATACTGCCGGACGGCACCCCAGACAATCCCGCCGATCCCAAGTACCGCGTGTACAAGGTCCACAAGGACTACCCCAATGGCTATGCGCCATTGGATATCGACCCGTGGAGCGCATGGCCGGTGGATCAGGGCGCCCCGGTGAATCCCGATGGCAGCATCAAGTGGTATGGCGACGAGCAGCTCTATGCCGTGATGAACGACATGGACGTCAATATGCACAACATCGCCTACCACACCCTGCCCATCGGTATTGAGCTGCACCTGTTGGTCTTTGCTTTCGACCGACCGGGCGCGCTGGGTAACGTGGTGTTCTTTCAGTACACCATTGTGAACAAGGGCGCGGACCATTTGCAGCAGGCCTACATAGGCGTGTGGTCGGATGTAGACCTGGGCGATGCCAATGACGACTTGATCGGGTACGACCTCGAACGAGGCATGGCGTACGTCTACAACGGCGATCCTATTGACGCTACCTACGGGGATCGGCCACCCGCGTTGGGCTTCGACTTTTTCCGGGGACCAATGGTGCCTTCCCCGGGCGATACGGTGAAGCTTCCGGACGGGAGCGTGTACCCAAACAAGAAGCTCCTGGATGCTACTGCCTTCGTAAAATACTACAACCCGCATCCAATTTACCGTGACCCTCGTTACTCGGCTGAGGGGGCCGAGGAGTTGTACAACTATCTTGCGGGCCTGAAGTCTGACGGTTCGCCGTGGGTCGACCCGACCACCGGCCAGGTCACCACCTTCCTCAACACTGGCGACCCGGTGCGGGGAACGGGCTGGCTGTCCACCATGGAGGCCCCGCCTCAGGACATCCGCATCCTTATCTCGTCCGGGCCATTCACCTTGGCCAAGGGTGACACTCAGGTGGTGGTGGCCGGTATGATGATTGGCCAAGGCAACAACCGTCTGTCCAGCATCGAGGTGCTGCGTTTCTACGACAAGTTTGCCCAGGCAGCCTACGACAAGGGCTTCGAGGTGCCCAGCCCGCCACGTGCGCCCGAGGTGCTGGTCACGCCGCTGGACCGTAAGGTACTCCTTACCTGGGGCAAAGAGGCCGAGAATTATACGGAATTCGGCTACGACTTTGAAGGTTACAACGTCTACATCGGCGCCTCGGCGGGCGGTCCGTGGACGCGGCTGGCCACCTACGATGTTGCAAATGGCGTCATGTCGGTGCTGGACGAGGAGTACGACCCGAACACGGGATTTGTTCTCCAACTCCCGTCAGCCTATGGTGCCGACCTCGGTTTGAGCTATAGCTACACCTTGGAGAGGGATTACGAAGGATTCCGCCTGGCGAACGGGCGCAACTACTACGTGTGCGTCACCGCCTATGGCTTTGGCGTCAAGGGTGTACCGAAGATTCTGGAGAGCTCCAAGAATGTGTTGACGGTGACGCCGCACCAGCCGCAGCCCGGAACGGTGGTGAGCCACGAGGACTTTGAAGAGGTGCCGGTGACGCACTCGAAGGGGAACGCCGACCCGCTGACCTACGAGTGGTGGGTGCAACTGGTTGACCCGCTGCGGGTCACCACGGCCGACTACAAGGTGACGGTCAACCCCGACTGTACATGGACGCTTTACCGCAACGGGCAGGTCGTGTCGGGTTACGAGCATGTGAAGCCTGTGGAGGCCACCAAGACCATCGACAAGGACATCAGCCACTCGACGCTGGTGGGCGCACCCCTGGACTTTTACATCGCCGGGCGGCTGGACTTTACCCAGCCCAAGGACCGCAAGACCTGGTTGGCTGAGGTGGTGACCCCCACCAGCCATAGCACCATGCTCACCTCGCTCACCGGTCCGTACCAGCAGGGCAAATCGCTGAGCAACAAGGCAATACATGGGCCGTTCAAGAAGGGTACCACCGACCCAAGGTTCATGGGCAACACCATCGAGATCCGTTTCACCGGCAAGGTGGACTCGCTGGGCGAGGTGCTCTCCGGCGGTTCGCTGTCGACCTTGCTGTACGGCTTCGGCGACCCGGCCAACTTTATGCTCATGCACCCCAAGAACCCCAAGCGGGGTGTGTCGCGCGACCCGTTCACGGTGCGCGTGCCTTTCGAGGTCTGGGACGTCACGCGGGGTGTACAGGTGAACTCTGCCTTCTGCGATAACGCCCAGAAGATTGCCGACACGTTGTTCGTGGGCACCGACTCTGGCTTTGTTGCCACGTGGTCGCCACGCGGGAAGTGCACGGTGTTCATTTTCTGGACCGAGTACAACGACTCGGTGCACAACTGCGGTTACACGGGCCAGGACAAGAATGCCACCTGGATGTTCGTGTATAACGCCGATGTCCAATGGCAGACCGGTGACGTGGTGCGGCTGAAGTTCCCGCCGCCGGTGATGCCTGGCGAGGACGAGTGGACCTTCAGCATCAAGGGGGTGGAACGCAACGTCGTCTCCGACGCCAAGAAGCGTCTGGACATCATCAACGTCTACCCCAACCCCTACTTGGCGCACAACATCGAGGAGCGTACGCTCCATCAGGAGCACGTCAGGTTCATCAACCTGCCGGAAAAGTGTACTATTCGCATCTTCAACCTGGCAGGTGACCTCATCCAGACCATCGAGCATGACAGCCCGCAACCGACTCATGATTGGGACCTGCGCAACGAGAACTTTTTGCCGGTGGCCAGCGGGTTGTACATTGCCCATATCGAGGTGCCGGGCGTGGGCTCCAAGGTGCTGAAGTTGGCGGTGGTGTTTGGCCAGCAGCGCCTGCGGAACCTGTA